The following proteins are encoded in a genomic region of Magnolia sinica isolate HGM2019 chromosome 1, MsV1, whole genome shotgun sequence:
- the LOC131237766 gene encoding uncharacterized protein LOC131237766 isoform X2 yields the protein MKVERSASTCVYPEKISDGGGFVDASVAARSEEDFCDWNPPGPIVRNGGSRVSIAERRAARCGFNALRINTARYRSVNLLSSPAVHSPYLTIRPALSPTALLDSPVILPNSQYQGRVGPPKKIVHNAIQ from the exons ATGAAGGTCGAAAGGTCCGCCTCTACCTGTGTCTATCCTGAGAAGATATCTGATGGGGGCGGATTCGTCGATGCTTCTGTTGCTGCTAGGAGTGAAGAGGATTTCTGCGATTGGAACCCCCCAGGGCCAATAGTTAGGAATGGAGGAAGCAGAGTGAGTATTGCCGAGAGAAGGGCTGCGAGGTGTGGTTTCAATGCGCTGAGGATCAATACTGCTCGGTATCGGTCTGTCAACCTGTTGTCTTCGCCAGCTGTTCATTCGCCGTATCTCACAATACGGCCTGCTCTCAGCCCCACGGCATTGCTGGATTCTCCGGTCATTCTTCCAAATTCACAG TATCAAGGCAGAGTTGGACCTCCTAAAAAGATTGTCCACAATGCAATCCAATAA
- the LOC131237766 gene encoding uncharacterized protein LOC131237766 isoform X1 produces the protein MKVERSASTCVYPEKISDGGGFVDASVAARSEEDFCDWNPPGPIVRNGGSRVSIAERRAARCGFNALRINTARYRSVNLLSSPAVHSPYLTIRPALSPTALLDSPVILPNSQIINFSSPDLQSSYGLRLLFSI, from the exons ATGAAGGTCGAAAGGTCCGCCTCTACCTGTGTCTATCCTGAGAAGATATCTGATGGGGGCGGATTCGTCGATGCTTCTGTTGCTGCTAGGAGTGAAGAGGATTTCTGCGATTGGAACCCCCCAGGGCCAATAGTTAGGAATGGAGGAAGCAGAGTGAGTATTGCCGAGAGAAGGGCTGCGAGGTGTGGTTTCAATGCGCTGAGGATCAATACTGCTCGGTATCGGTCTGTCAACCTGTTGTCTTCGCCAGCTGTTCATTCGCCGTATCTCACAATACGGCCTGCTCTCAGCCCCACGGCATTGCTGGATTCTCCGGTCATTCTTCCAAATTCACAG ataATCAATTTTTCTTCCCCAGATCTTCAATCATCCTATGGGTTGAGACTTTTATTTTCCATATGA
- the LOC131237766 gene encoding probable WRKY transcription factor 2 isoform X3, whose protein sequence is MKVERSASTCVYPEKISDGGGFVDASVAARSEEDFCDWNPPGPIVRNGGSRVSIAERRAARCGFNALRINTARYRSVNLLSSPAVHSPYLTIRPALSPTALLDSPVILPNSQPSPCFQ, encoded by the exons ATGAAGGTCGAAAGGTCCGCCTCTACCTGTGTCTATCCTGAGAAGATATCTGATGGGGGCGGATTCGTCGATGCTTCTGTTGCTGCTAGGAGTGAAGAGGATTTCTGCGATTGGAACCCCCCAGGGCCAATAGTTAGGAATGGAGGAAGCAGAGTGAGTATTGCCGAGAGAAGGGCTGCGAGGTGTGGTTTCAATGCGCTGAGGATCAATACTGCTCGGTATCGGTCTGTCAACCTGTTGTCTTCGCCAGCTGTTCATTCGCCGTATCTCACAATACGGCCTGCTCTCAGCCCCACGGCATTGCTGGATTCTCCGGTCATTCTTCCAAATTCACAG cccaGTCCCTGTTTTCAATAA